CTCTAAAAATATAATCCACGTTTGCATGGATGGCAGGTTTTTTCTTTAGATGACAACCATGTTATCTACGCATCACCCTTTTTTGATGGCAAATTAACCATAAAAGGCACTTCTTAACTGAAAATCAGGCAGAGCCACATAAGATAAAGAGTTGAGAACTATAAAAACAGAATAAAATTCCAATAATCCATTTACCAAAGATAGAAACTCGATTTTTTATTAAGAATTCTTAATTCGAAATATTCGCTACAATGCGTTTGGTGAACACCATAGCATACATGTAATGGTAACAAATGCTCCTCTCGAGGATGGCAATATCTTGCATGGGGCGCATTTTCCCAGTTTTCGATTCTTTTAACTCTTTCAGATTCAGCAATATCTTGATTCGAGCATGTATCAATCAACCATTTCTCAAATTTTTCATTCATTGCTTTACTATCAATTGTTTCTGGCTCAAAAAAGGCCCTCATATTATGAAATGAAAAACCTGAACCGATGATCATCAGATTATCATACTTTATTCTGGAAAGGGTAGATCCTATTTTTATATGATCGGCAGGATTTAAATTTTTAAGCAAAGACAGCTGGATGCAAGGGATATCTGCATCAGGATACATTATTTTAAGAGGCACAAATAATCCGTGGTCAAAGCCTCTATGTTTATCAAGTCTGTTTTTTATACCTGATTTGTTAAATAATTCTCCTATTTGTCCAGCTAAAACGGGTTCTCCAGGGCAAGGATATTCAATAAGATATGATTCTTCAGGAAAGCCGTAATAATCATAAATAAGTGAAGGATTTGAGCCAGAAGTAATTGTGGTTAAATCTTCCTCCCAATGAGCGCTTATCACTATAATAGCTGATGGTTTATCAATTTTTGAAGCTAAATTCTTTAAGGTTTTAACCATCTCTGCATGTCCTTCATCGCCTAATAGCGGTAAAGGGCCACCTCCATGAGATAAAAACAATACACAAGGATTGTTATTTTTCATGATTATTTCCTTATATGAGTGATACATTCTAACAGGTCAATATGTGAAAAAAACATATGTCACTTCTATTAGAGCAAAACATGAAAATTAAGTGTTTATTTTCCATCTATTGCCTTTTTTGTTGATATCATGAAAAACCGTTTTAAATCATTAAAAGAATATAGCATTAATAACATAAAGAGTTCAAAGGCATTGATAAGAACAGTCCCACTTGCCCTATTATGTCCGACAACGTTTCCTTATCGGACATAATTGGGGGGGGGCACCGTGTA
The sequence above is drawn from the Desulforegula conservatrix Mb1Pa genome and encodes:
- a CDS encoding DODA-type extradiol aromatic ring-opening family dioxygenase produces the protein MKNNNPCVLFLSHGGGPLPLLGDEGHAEMVKTLKNLASKIDKPSAIIVISAHWEEDLTTITSGSNPSLIYDYYGFPEESYLIEYPCPGEPVLAGQIGELFNKSGIKNRLDKHRGFDHGLFVPLKIMYPDADIPCIQLSLLKNLNPADHIKIGSTLSRIKYDNLMIIGSGFSFHNMRAFFEPETIDSKAMNEKFEKWLIDTCSNQDIAESERVKRIENWENAPHARYCHPREEHLLPLHVCYGVHQTHCSEYFELRILNKKSSFYLW